One region of Spirochaetota bacterium genomic DNA includes:
- the hisC gene encoding histidinol-phosphate transaminase, which translates to MRYWNSRLQKMSAYIPGEQPDKINEYIKLNTNENPFSPSEVVLNAIKSACNEQLRLYPNVTSQSLRESFAKLNNIEVDNIFVGNGSDEIFTLIFRGFIDPDGSAAFPYPSYSLYYTMAEANGIKYDRINLTDEMDVDFTRFLEKQYNLVIVGNPNNPTGKGCDEDEIRIFLDQFNGLLVVDEAYVDFYGETVIELVEDYDNLIVTRSFSKSYSLAGLRIGLAVANRDIIKGLFKLKDSYNVDRLAEVGARAALLDIKGFEYNIRLVLDNKEYLEENLEELGFDIIPSKANFLFVKHPEMPSKDIFELLKEKKILVRYFDGSIQSDYIRITVGTMLELKALIKELTSILEA; encoded by the coding sequence ATGAGATACTGGAATAGTCGATTACAGAAGATGTCAGCATATATTCCAGGGGAACAACCTGATAAGATAAATGAGTATATTAAGCTGAATACAAATGAGAATCCATTTTCACCATCAGAGGTGGTTCTGAATGCGATAAAGAGTGCATGTAATGAACAACTGAGACTGTATCCCAATGTCACCTCTCAGTCTCTGAGGGAATCCTTTGCAAAGTTGAATAATATCGAAGTGGATAATATTTTTGTGGGCAATGGATCTGATGAAATATTTACACTTATATTTAGAGGTTTTATTGATCCAGATGGATCGGCTGCTTTCCCCTATCCATCATATTCACTCTATTATACAATGGCAGAGGCAAATGGTATAAAATATGATAGGATAAATCTCACAGATGAAATGGATGTCGATTTTACTAGATTCCTCGAAAAGCAGTATAACTTAGTAATAGTAGGCAATCCAAACAATCCAACTGGAAAGGGTTGTGATGAGGATGAAATAAGGATTTTTTTAGATCAATTTAACGGGCTTTTGGTTGTGGATGAGGCTTATGTAGATTTCTATGGCGAGACAGTGATTGAATTAGTCGAGGATTATGATAATCTCATAGTGACTAGATCATTCTCAAAATCCTACTCTCTAGCTGGGCTTAGGATTGGTCTTGCTGTAGCAAATAGGGATATAATTAAGGGTTTATTTAAGCTGAAGGATTCTTATAATGTTGACAGACTCGCTGAAGTTGGGGCAAGGGCCGCATTGCTTGATATTAAGGGATTTGAATATAATATCCGCTTGGTGCTCGATAATAAGGAGTACTTAGAGGAGAATCTCGAAGAACTCGGTTTTGATATCATACCATCAAAGGCAAACTTCTTGTTTGTCAAACATCCGGAAATGCCTTCCAAGGATATCTTCGAGTTGTTAAAGGAGAAAAAGATATTGGTAAGGTATTTCGATGGATCAATTCAGTCAGACTATATTAGAATTACTGTTGGCACAATGTTAGAATTGAAAGCACTAATAAAGGAACTAACCTCTATATTGGAAGCCTGA
- a CDS encoding 3-keto-5-aminohexanoate cleavage protein — MSSKTIVTCALTGVATNPAVYNVPVTPDQMAEQAEEAFNAGATIVHCHFRDQREGMGFLPTWDVESVGKILGAIKKRVPEIIINMSTGVGGDDISEPAACIEKYKPEMAACNAGSLNYLKLKSDGNWAWPPMLFDNSVEKVKKFLDVMNANGVVPEFECFDSGIVRSVGLYKRNRMFDGDAHLSLVMGVASGMPAKPNWLPLLIEEMPEGSHWQVIAIGRQEIWDLHRKCVEYGGNVRTGLEDTFYLPNGEKATGNGQLVEALANIVREAGRDIASPAEARKILNLRNKS, encoded by the coding sequence ATGAGTTCTAAGACAATTGTAACCTGCGCACTTACGGGTGTTGCGACTAATCCAGCAGTGTATAATGTGCCTGTTACTCCAGATCAAATGGCTGAACAGGCTGAGGAGGCATTCAATGCTGGTGCAACTATCGTTCACTGTCATTTCAGAGACCAGAGAGAAGGGATGGGTTTCCTTCCTACTTGGGATGTTGAATCTGTGGGAAAAATCTTGGGGGCTATCAAAAAGCGCGTTCCAGAAATTATAATTAATATGAGTACTGGCGTAGGTGGTGATGATATTTCCGAACCAGCAGCTTGTATTGAAAAATACAAACCGGAGATGGCTGCATGCAACGCAGGCTCACTCAATTATTTAAAGCTAAAGAGCGATGGCAACTGGGCATGGCCTCCAATGCTCTTTGATAATTCAGTAGAGAAAGTTAAAAAATTCTTGGATGTCATGAATGCCAATGGTGTTGTGCCAGAGTTCGAGTGTTTTGATTCAGGAATTGTGAGAAGCGTAGGGTTGTATAAGCGAAACAGGATGTTCGATGGTGATGCCCACCTCTCATTAGTGATGGGGGTCGCTAGCGGTATGCCGGCCAAACCGAATTGGCTGCCCCTGTTAATTGAGGAGATGCCTGAAGGAAGCCATTGGCAGGTGATTGCCATTGGACGACAGGAGATATGGGATCTGCACCGAAAATGTGTTGAATATGGAGGTAATGTAAGGACAGGCCTTGAGGATACCTTTTATTTGCCAAACGGAGAAAAGGCTACAGGCAATGGGCAGTTAGTTGAGGCGCTGGCCAATATTGTTCGCGAGGCAGGAAGAGATATCGCCAGCCCAGCTGAAGCACGAAAGATACTTAACCTGCGAAACAAATCATAA
- a CDS encoding acyl-CoA dehydrogenase: MDKLLEKAAVAKCADMLGVIQAALDMTVTYAKQREQFGRPIGAFQAIWHHCANMVTDVDASRFITYKAAWMIAEGLPATMNAAMAKAWTSSASHRVTILGHQIYGAMGFCDEQDMHLYFRRAKAGEVAFGDADFNLKKVSRELGL, encoded by the coding sequence GTGGATAAGCTTTTAGAAAAGGCGGCAGTAGCAAAATGTGCTGATATGCTCGGGGTTATTCAGGCTGCATTGGACATGACCGTCACATATGCAAAACAACGCGAGCAGTTTGGACGACCCATTGGCGCTTTCCAGGCCATATGGCATCACTGTGCCAATATGGTGACTGATGTAGATGCTTCACGTTTTATTACATATAAGGCGGCATGGATGATTGCTGAAGGACTTCCCGCAACAATGAATGCGGCTATGGCAAAAGCCTGGACAAGCAGCGCCTCACATCGAGTGACCATATTGGGACATCAGATTTATGGAGCCATGGGTTTTTGTGATGAACAGGACATGCATCTCTACTTCAGGCGAGCCAAAGCTGGGGAGGTCGCCTTTGGTGATGCTGACTTCAATCTAAAGAAAGTTTCCAGAGAGCTAGGATTATAA
- a CDS encoding acyl-CoA dehydrogenase family protein: MNMSLTEEQEMLKNTAKNFLENECPMSIVRDMRDDEWGYQTELWQKMADLGWMGLVIPEEYGGVGGNFVDLTILLEAMGESCLPGPYFSTVVLGGEAILSGGNEGQRREILPKIASGNLILAFALAEPDSWFQADGIHTCAIPDNEDFIINGTKLFVENAHIADYIICVARTSEGNPPEEGLTIFLVDRKSPGIKLTLLKTMSYEKQCEVFFDNVRVSKDNTLAKLEEDGVSWISF, translated from the coding sequence ATGAATATGAGTCTCACAGAAGAACAGGAAATGCTTAAGAATACTGCTAAAAACTTTTTGGAAAATGAATGCCCCATGTCAATAGTTAGGGATATGAGGGATGATGAGTGGGGCTACCAAACAGAGCTATGGCAAAAGATGGCAGATTTGGGATGGATGGGTTTAGTGATTCCAGAAGAATATGGAGGGGTTGGTGGGAATTTTGTTGATCTTACAATTCTTCTAGAGGCTATGGGTGAATCATGTTTGCCAGGTCCCTACTTTTCCACTGTTGTGCTTGGGGGAGAAGCCATATTGTCTGGTGGCAATGAGGGACAGAGGCGCGAAATCCTACCTAAAATAGCTAGCGGAAATCTAATACTTGCCTTTGCCTTAGCTGAACCAGACTCATGGTTTCAGGCTGATGGAATCCATACCTGCGCCATACCTGATAATGAAGATTTCATTATTAATGGGACGAAGCTCTTTGTTGAAAATGCGCATATAGCGGATTATATCATATGTGTCGCGCGAACCAGTGAAGGCAACCCTCCTGAAGAGGGCCTCACAATATTTCTTGTAGACCGCAAGAGCCCAGGAATTAAACTAACCTTGCTCAAGACCATGTCCTATGAAAAGCAATGCGAGGTGTTTTTTGATAATGTGAGAGTGTCAAAGGACAACACCTTGGCGAAGTTGGAAGAGGATGGAGTGTCGTGGATAAGCTTTTAG
- a CDS encoding acyl-CoA dehydrogenase family protein → MNFQFSKNEEDFRKEIQEFLKQELPDGWGGLEESVQAPEGWEFYKNFMKKLGAKGWLTMSWPKEYGGMSATPMEQLVFMEEMAYHNAPAMSIATTWVGPTILLYGSEEQKNRYLPGISKGEIEICLGYSEPNAGSDLASLQTRAVRDGDHYIVNGQKVWTSLAHKSDYCWLAARTDPNVSKHKGISMFIVDINTPGITIRPLIDIRGFHTFNEVFFDDVKVPADCLVGGENNGWYILATALDLERTSFGGGINITADSQHILEDLLTYVKETKRNGEPLSKDPLIQHKLAQCAVEIEVSRLLAYRLSCMANENIVANHEASVSKLFGSEMSQRIAKIGMEILGLYGPLELPSKWTPLEGKIQQLYLWTLANAIGAGTSEIQRNIIALRGLNLPRK, encoded by the coding sequence ATGAACTTTCAATTTTCAAAAAATGAAGAGGACTTCCGAAAAGAAATTCAGGAATTCCTTAAACAGGAACTACCCGATGGATGGGGAGGTCTTGAGGAGTCAGTTCAAGCTCCAGAAGGATGGGAGTTCTATAAAAACTTCATGAAAAAACTTGGTGCTAAGGGTTGGCTTACAATGTCATGGCCCAAGGAATATGGTGGCATGTCGGCCACACCTATGGAACAACTAGTATTTATGGAGGAGATGGCCTATCATAACGCGCCGGCAATGAGTATTGCCACCACTTGGGTAGGGCCCACAATTTTACTCTATGGGTCTGAAGAGCAAAAAAATAGGTACCTACCAGGCATCTCAAAGGGAGAAATCGAAATCTGCTTGGGTTACAGTGAACCAAACGCAGGCTCTGATTTGGCAAGCCTTCAAACCCGAGCTGTAAGGGACGGTGATCATTATATTGTTAATGGTCAGAAGGTCTGGACAAGCCTTGCTCACAAATCAGATTACTGCTGGCTCGCCGCTAGGACTGATCCTAATGTATCTAAACATAAGGGTATTAGCATGTTCATTGTAGATATTAATACTCCAGGAATCACAATACGCCCGCTGATCGATATCCGGGGCTTTCATACATTTAATGAAGTATTCTTTGATGATGTAAAAGTGCCCGCTGACTGTTTAGTGGGTGGAGAGAACAATGGATGGTACATACTTGCCACTGCCCTAGATCTTGAAAGAACATCCTTTGGCGGAGGGATAAATATCACGGCCGACTCTCAGCATATTTTAGAAGATCTGCTAACCTATGTTAAGGAGACAAAACGAAATGGCGAACCTTTATCAAAGGATCCCCTAATCCAACACAAACTGGCACAGTGTGCTGTGGAGATTGAGGTGAGTCGTCTCCTGGCCTATAGGCTAAGTTGTATGGCAAATGAAAACATAGTCGCTAATCATGAAGCATCTGTTTCCAAGCTTTTTGGCAGCGAGATGTCCCAACGCATAGCGAAGATTGGGATGGAGATACTCGGATTATATGGCCCATTAGAATTGCCCTCAAAATGGACTCCTTTAGAGGGCAAAATTCAACAATTGTATCTTTGGACATTAGCTAATGCTATTGGAGCCGGCACCTCAGAGATTCAACGAAACATCATTGCATTGAGGGGATTGAATTTGCCTCGAAAATGA
- a CDS encoding MmgE/PrpD family protein, with protein sequence MSTEKVSRFIVGTSYEEIPEAAIKDAKKAILDCIGVTLAGSKEAGGRIITEYVREEEGKTEAGVFGGGFKALASQAAWANGTMAHALDYDDYSIYIIGHPTVAILPTALAIGEKYHLSGKDVLLSYIIGFETGAKVGPACATHYLVGWHTTSTIGSISTAAAAAKMLNLNIQETKMSLGIAASLASGVKENFGTMTKPFHAGNASRNGIVAASLAKKGFTANDSILETPQGFCRVFAGGADIEIEKIGEGLGERYDIIDGIVIKPWPSCGGTHTSIEAALHLREKHGIKASDVEEVEFITLPGLSTATIHSRPKKGLEGKFSNEYCIARALLDGEVTLSHFTDEKVMQKEAQALIPKVKNVHLSEESVDLSTPFASEVVIKLKDGRVVSQKVDYPKGEAHNPLSWENISAKFRDCALSTLSQRDVETCLDMISNLESIDDISNLTEILTFGSK encoded by the coding sequence ATGAGTACGGAGAAGGTTAGCCGTTTCATCGTGGGAACTAGTTACGAAGAGATTCCTGAAGCTGCAATAAAGGATGCTAAAAAGGCAATACTCGATTGTATTGGGGTCACCCTGGCTGGCAGCAAAGAGGCAGGTGGTAGGATAATTACAGAATATGTGAGGGAAGAAGAGGGAAAAACTGAAGCCGGTGTTTTTGGTGGCGGTTTCAAGGCCCTTGCTTCACAAGCAGCCTGGGCCAATGGTACTATGGCTCATGCCCTTGATTATGATGACTATTCGATCTATATTATTGGTCACCCAACCGTTGCAATCTTGCCTACAGCATTGGCCATAGGAGAGAAATATCATCTCTCCGGAAAAGATGTGCTCTTATCCTACATAATTGGCTTTGAAACTGGAGCAAAGGTTGGTCCGGCATGTGCGACACACTATCTTGTAGGATGGCACACAACTTCCACAATCGGAAGCATCTCTACAGCAGCAGCCGCTGCTAAAATGTTAAACCTTAATATTCAGGAGACTAAGATGTCCCTGGGGATTGCGGCCTCTCTCGCTAGTGGTGTAAAGGAAAATTTTGGAACCATGACTAAACCCTTTCACGCTGGGAATGCGTCAAGGAATGGTATAGTTGCAGCTTCATTGGCAAAAAAGGGCTTTACTGCCAATGACAGCATCTTAGAGACTCCACAAGGCTTCTGTAGGGTTTTTGCTGGCGGAGCTGATATTGAGATTGAAAAAATCGGAGAAGGATTGGGAGAGCGTTATGACATAATTGATGGCATTGTCATAAAACCCTGGCCATCCTGCGGAGGGACTCACACTAGTATCGAAGCTGCATTGCATTTAAGGGAAAAACATGGCATTAAGGCTAGCGATGTCGAGGAAGTTGAATTTATAACCCTTCCTGGATTATCCACCGCAACTATTCACTCACGCCCCAAAAAAGGGTTGGAAGGGAAGTTCAGCAACGAATACTGCATAGCCAGAGCGCTTCTCGATGGCGAAGTAACACTGAGTCATTTTACCGATGAAAAGGTGATGCAGAAAGAAGCTCAGGCTCTAATACCAAAAGTGAAAAATGTTCACCTCTCTGAGGAATCAGTGGATCTTTCAACACCCTTTGCCTCGGAGGTTGTAATAAAACTAAAGGATGGCAGGGTTGTCTCTCAAAAGGTTGATTACCCTAAGGGAGAAGCGCATAATCCTCTCAGTTGGGAAAATATAAGTGCCAAATTCAGAGATTGCGCTCTCTCAACCCTATCTCAAAGGGATGTAGAGACATGCCTTGATATGATTTCAAACCTTGAGTCAATTGATGATATTTCTAATTTGACGGAAATACTAACCTTTGGGAGCAAATAA
- a CDS encoding cobalamin-dependent protein (Presence of a B(12) (cobalamin)-binding domain implies dependence on cobalamin itself, in one of its several forms, or in some unusual lineages, dependence on a cobalamin-like analog.), with product MRIPIRFLMSRDDFYHQRGYWVVIHALREAGMEVIHGGIQIPREIVATAIQEDVDIIGYRIMQGSPKVLVPSLFEKMREGGIDNIPVVIGGIIPEKDELLIKHLGIRGVFHPFTPLETIVKDIQNIIEDLSTVKPLS from the coding sequence ATGCGAATTCCAATTAGATTTTTGATGAGCAGGGATGATTTCTACCATCAGCGAGGATATTGGGTAGTGATACATGCCCTAAGGGAAGCCGGCATGGAGGTTATCCATGGTGGTATCCAAATACCAAGGGAGATAGTAGCAACAGCCATCCAGGAGGATGTCGATATTATTGGATATCGCATCATGCAGGGATCTCCTAAAGTGTTAGTTCCATCCCTATTTGAAAAGATGAGAGAGGGAGGAATTGATAATATACCGGTTGTAATTGGGGGTATTATTCCAGAAAAAGATGAGCTTCTAATTAAGCACTTGGGGATTAGAGGGGTATTCCATCCCTTTACACCATTGGAGACAATCGTGAAGGATATCCAAAATATCATAGAGGATCTCTCCACAGTAAAGCCTTTAAGTTGA
- a CDS encoding HypC/HybG/HupF family hydrogenase formation chaperone — translation MCLAIPMRIIKIDGEMAIAEAKGVETMVNTSLVPDLKLNDRVIIHAGFVIERLDAEEADEIEKIWEEYEELLKE, via the coding sequence ATGTGCCTAGCAATTCCAATGAGAATTATTAAGATTGACGGAGAGATGGCAATAGCTGAAGCCAAAGGTGTGGAAACGATGGTTAACACCTCTCTTGTTCCAGATTTAAAACTGAATGATAGGGTTATTATTCACGCTGGTTTTGTAATCGAAAGGTTAGATGCTGAAGAGGCAGACGAAATAGAAAAAATTTGGGAAGAGTATGAGGAATTATTAAAGGAATAA
- the hypE gene encoding hydrogenase expression/formation protein HypE codes for MSEKILTGHGSGGMLMNEMIETIIKKTLGPDSVQLDDSAILSIGNERLAFTTDTFTVTPIFFPGGDIGKLSVNGTVNDIAVMGAKPLFLSCGLVIEEGFNIDTLKRILASMKLAADYAGIKIVTGDTKVVEKGGADKIFINTSGIGIMQKNVQRIPIESGDKIIINGHIGDHGISVMAERNKLSFSKGLCSDCSPLNHLIDRITESYPKSIKFMRDATRGGVASVLNEIVKNSNLGAKLFEDDLPIRDEVIGVCELLGIDPLYVANEGKVLLIVREDDASQIVDIMRDVKEGCDAKIIGVIAEEHAGKAYIETTIGGKRILPLLIEEQLPRIC; via the coding sequence ATGTCGGAAAAGATATTAACAGGACACGGCAGCGGTGGAATGCTCATGAACGAGATGATTGAGACTATAATCAAAAAGACGCTAGGACCCGATTCTGTACAGCTTGATGATTCAGCAATCTTGTCCATTGGCAATGAAAGGCTTGCCTTCACAACCGATACCTTTACTGTTACACCCATATTCTTCCCTGGTGGCGATATCGGTAAATTATCAGTAAATGGAACTGTAAATGATATTGCAGTAATGGGAGCAAAACCATTATTTCTATCCTGCGGTCTGGTAATAGAAGAAGGTTTTAATATTGACACGCTCAAGAGAATATTAGCGTCAATGAAGCTGGCCGCTGATTACGCTGGAATAAAAATAGTAACCGGCGACACAAAGGTTGTAGAGAAAGGCGGCGCTGATAAAATTTTTATAAATACCTCCGGTATCGGCATAATGCAGAAAAATGTTCAGCGAATTCCTATAGAAAGTGGAGATAAAATAATCATAAACGGACACATTGGCGATCATGGAATTTCCGTAATGGCTGAGAGGAATAAGCTCTCCTTTTCAAAGGGTTTATGCTCAGATTGTTCACCCCTTAATCATTTAATTGATAGAATAACTGAATCATATCCTAAAAGCATAAAATTCATGCGGGACGCGACACGGGGCGGAGTAGCATCAGTGTTAAATGAAATCGTAAAGAATAGCAATCTCGGAGCTAAATTATTTGAAGATGATTTGCCAATTAGAGACGAGGTAATTGGGGTATGCGAATTATTAGGAATAGATCCATTGTATGTTGCCAATGAGGGGAAGGTTCTCCTGATTGTTAGAGAAGACGACGCCAGTCAAATTGTGGATATCATGAGAGATGTTAAGGAAGGATGCGATGCTAAGATCATTGGCGTTATAGCTGAAGAGCATGCCGGCAAGGCTTACATTGAGACAACGATCGGAGGGAAAAGAATTTTACCGCTTTTAATTGAAGAACAATTACCCAGAATATGTTGA
- the hypD gene encoding hydrogenase formation protein HypD, translated as MNKEAIKKLALQFQNLDLPETVRIMEVCGTHTTEFFRTGVRDILPDQLRLVDGPGCPVCVTSNEYLDRAIEIGKRHNAIIATFGDMIKVPSSYSSLGKEKSNGMDVEVVYSPLDAVRIAESYPDREVVFISVGFETTSPSEAVTVLEARKRNAKNFSLLTGNKLTPPAVKALLDSEDVNIDGFILPGHVSAIIGVDGWRFISNEYKKPCVISGFENHDLMRGSLILLNLIKTGRFEIINAYTRVVKEEGNRKAQEIMYHVFEKCHSHWRGIGIIPESGLSLREKFSEFNAIKKFPVSLPPTKEPTGCKCGELLRGLITPDECSLFAKTCTPEHPIGPCMVSTEGPCAAFYKYRRH; from the coding sequence ATGAATAAAGAGGCAATCAAAAAGCTTGCTTTACAATTTCAAAACCTCGACCTACCGGAGACTGTTCGTATTATGGAGGTGTGCGGCACTCACACCACGGAATTTTTTCGGACAGGCGTACGGGATATTTTACCTGACCAACTTCGATTAGTTGATGGGCCTGGTTGTCCTGTATGCGTAACCTCGAATGAATATTTAGATAGAGCTATTGAAATTGGCAAAAGGCATAATGCCATAATAGCTACCTTTGGGGACATGATAAAAGTCCCCTCCTCTTACAGTTCATTGGGTAAGGAAAAGTCCAATGGTATGGATGTTGAAGTTGTCTATTCACCCCTTGACGCAGTAAGAATAGCTGAGAGTTATCCAGACAGAGAGGTAGTATTTATCAGCGTAGGATTTGAGACTACATCACCCTCTGAGGCTGTAACAGTTCTTGAAGCACGCAAAAGGAATGCCAAAAATTTTTCTCTCCTTACAGGCAACAAACTTACACCGCCTGCTGTTAAGGCTCTATTGGATTCAGAGGATGTAAATATTGACGGATTTATTTTACCAGGACATGTTAGCGCAATCATTGGAGTGGATGGCTGGAGATTTATATCCAATGAATACAAAAAGCCCTGTGTGATATCAGGATTCGAAAATCATGACCTGATGAGGGGGAGCCTGATTCTCTTGAATCTAATAAAGACTGGAAGGTTTGAAATTATAAATGCTTACACACGCGTTGTAAAGGAGGAGGGCAATCGAAAGGCGCAGGAGATAATGTATCATGTTTTTGAAAAGTGCCATTCACACTGGCGAGGCATTGGCATTATACCAGAGAGCGGGCTCTCTTTAAGAGAAAAGTTTTCAGAATTTAATGCCATCAAGAAGTTTCCGGTCTCTCTGCCACCAACAAAAGAGCCAACCGGCTGCAAATGCGGAGAACTTCTCAGGGGTCTCATTACTCCTGATGAATGTTCACTCTTCGCAAAGACATGCACCCCGGAACACCCTATTGGTCCGTGCATGGTCTCAACAGAGGGGCCATGCGCTGCCTTTTATAAATATAGGAGGCATTGA